A genomic stretch from Kribbella amoyensis includes:
- a CDS encoding TetR/AcrR family transcriptional regulator: MPDRLTGPAVGKTRDRLLTAGLRLFAEHDFHSVRVGDIEEAAGLVPRRGAMYRHFASKDALLEAAVEAHLQSVAAAGLQYQGDGERPVASTGEVGALILAEMDRQQLITLVLERNGHRLPALRDRFRAGVSDAGYRTMRNLLTAWLSAARPTAEPRFVDGLAVHLLGAMVNARRSTWTLGAPPLGLTDAELIAGWVALCDGWLAGGRPDQT, from the coding sequence ATGCCTGACAGACTCACCGGTCCGGCCGTCGGCAAGACGCGCGACCGGCTGCTGACGGCCGGCCTCCGGCTGTTCGCCGAGCACGACTTCCACTCGGTGAGGGTCGGCGACATCGAGGAGGCGGCCGGTCTGGTCCCGCGGCGGGGCGCGATGTACCGGCACTTCGCGAGCAAGGACGCCCTGCTCGAAGCCGCCGTCGAGGCGCACCTGCAATCGGTGGCGGCCGCCGGCTTGCAGTACCAGGGCGACGGCGAGCGGCCGGTCGCGAGTACGGGCGAGGTCGGCGCGCTGATCCTGGCCGAGATGGACCGGCAGCAGCTCATCACTCTGGTCCTGGAGCGGAACGGGCACCGGTTGCCGGCGCTCCGCGATCGATTCCGGGCCGGGGTGTCGGACGCGGGGTACCGCACCATGCGGAACCTGCTGACGGCCTGGCTGTCCGCTGCCCGGCCGACCGCCGAACCCCGGTTCGTGGACGGGCTCGCGGTGCACCTGCTCGGGGCGATGGTCAACGCCCGCCGCTCCACCTGGACCCTGGGCGCGCCACCCCTCGGGCTCACCGACGCGGAGCTGATCGCGGGCTGGGTCGCCCTCTGCGACGGATGGCTCGCCGGCGGCCGCCCGGATCAGACCTGA
- a CDS encoding M4 family metallopeptidase encodes MNRSALLAAATAVATVTALGLGTSTATGAPKADPAPAPAAAAAQVKAAIADHLGTLRATGADAFAVRDVIVDADGTSHVRMDRSIGGLKVLGGDVVVHQAKDGAWKGVSQTLTRSANVGRTPKVSIAGATAKGLAGGHKAEGKPALVIEARKGAPRLAYLVESAGTQADGTPSHVSTTIDALTGAKLISEQHIHTATGDGKSLYSGTVPLDTSTATGGFTLTDSVRGGGWTTDANNKTDSILCQLFGIGCPAATRFTDADNHWGTGTTADRASAAVDAHYGAAKTFDYYKSTHGRNGIFNDGKGVQSRVHYGTNYVNAFWDGTKMTYGDGDNVVAGPLVSIDVAGHEMSHGVTTATANLTYSGESGGLNEATSDIFGTLVEFYANNTNDPGDYYIGEEIMKDRPALRFMDKPSKDGSSKDCWYSGIGNIDVHYSSGVANHFAYLLAEGSGAKTIGGLPHNSSTCNGTTVGGIGKDKVGKIWYRALTTYFTTGTTYAQARTATLNAATDLYGAASPERAAVAAAWSAVSVN; translated from the coding sequence ATGAACAGATCCGCCCTGCTCGCCGCTGCCACCGCAGTGGCGACCGTCACCGCCCTCGGTCTGGGGACCTCCACCGCCACCGGAGCCCCGAAGGCCGATCCCGCCCCCGCCCCGGCCGCCGCGGCCGCCCAGGTGAAGGCCGCGATCGCGGACCATCTCGGCACGCTGCGCGCGACCGGCGCCGACGCGTTCGCGGTCCGCGACGTGATCGTCGACGCGGACGGCACCAGCCATGTCCGGATGGACCGCAGTATCGGCGGCCTGAAGGTCCTCGGCGGCGACGTCGTCGTGCACCAGGCCAAGGACGGCGCCTGGAAGGGCGTCAGCCAGACCCTGACCCGGTCCGCGAACGTCGGCCGGACGCCGAAGGTCAGCATCGCCGGCGCCACCGCGAAGGGACTGGCCGGAGGGCACAAGGCCGAGGGGAAGCCGGCGCTGGTGATCGAGGCGCGCAAGGGCGCCCCGAGGCTCGCCTACCTGGTCGAGTCCGCCGGGACCCAGGCCGACGGCACCCCGAGCCACGTCAGCACCACGATCGACGCGCTGACCGGCGCGAAGCTGATCAGCGAGCAGCACATCCACACCGCCACCGGCGACGGCAAGAGCCTGTACAGCGGCACGGTCCCGCTGGACACCAGTACGGCGACCGGCGGGTTCACGCTCACCGACAGCGTTCGCGGCGGTGGCTGGACCACCGACGCGAACAACAAGACCGACTCGATCCTGTGCCAGCTGTTCGGGATCGGCTGCCCGGCCGCGACCCGGTTCACCGACGCGGACAACCACTGGGGTACCGGGACGACGGCCGACCGCGCCTCCGCGGCCGTGGACGCCCACTACGGCGCCGCGAAGACGTTCGACTACTACAAGTCGACCCACGGCCGGAACGGGATCTTCAACGACGGCAAGGGCGTCCAGAGCCGGGTGCACTACGGCACCAACTACGTGAACGCGTTCTGGGACGGCACCAAGATGACCTACGGCGACGGCGACAACGTCGTGGCGGGTCCGCTGGTCTCGATCGACGTGGCCGGTCACGAGATGTCCCACGGTGTCACCACCGCGACCGCGAACCTCACCTACTCCGGTGAGTCCGGCGGCCTGAACGAGGCGACCAGCGACATCTTCGGCACCCTGGTCGAGTTCTACGCCAACAACACCAACGACCCGGGCGACTACTACATCGGCGAGGAGATCATGAAGGACCGCCCGGCGCTGCGGTTCATGGACAAGCCGAGCAAGGACGGCAGCTCCAAGGACTGCTGGTACTCCGGGATCGGCAACATCGACGTGCACTACTCGTCCGGGGTCGCCAACCACTTCGCGTACCTGCTCGCCGAGGGCAGCGGCGCGAAGACGATCGGCGGGCTGCCGCACAACTCGTCGACCTGCAACGGCACCACCGTCGGCGGCATCGGCAAGGACAAGGTCGGCAAGATCTGGTACCGCGCGCTGACCACGTACTTCACCACCGGCACCACCTACGCGCAGGCCCGGACCGCGACGCTGAACGCGGCCACCGACCTGTACGGCGCGGCCAGCCCGGAGCGGGCGGCCGTGGCCGCGGCCTGGTCCGCGGTGAGCGTGAACTGA
- a CDS encoding alpha/beta fold hydrolase: protein MDYITRNPRITEESVMERKSRQLGDTTLEYVDTGTGDRPVVFLHGALMDERLWEPVVELLRPHLRCIVPVLPLGAHRLPRPEGADQSPAAVARLVGELIRSLGLREVTLVGNDTGGALAQLLVAEQPDLVDRLVLVSSDAFENFPPGLPGRTMAIASAVPGGLRMAMATLRIPALRRLPMTFGWMAKRPIDAAVFGAWLAAFGADGRVRRDVIRMMKAVDRRQLVDAVERLHRFEGGALIVWAAEDRVMPVEHAERLSRALRNSEVKLVDDSYTLVPLDQPDHLAALIADFVTSASRSAQVPVEESAPAKPIHR from the coding sequence GTGGATTACATTACACGTAATCCACGGATTACAGAGGAGTCGGTGATGGAGAGGAAGTCCCGGCAGCTCGGCGACACCACGCTCGAGTACGTCGACACCGGAACGGGTGACCGCCCGGTGGTGTTCTTGCACGGCGCCCTGATGGACGAGCGGCTCTGGGAGCCCGTGGTGGAGTTGCTGCGCCCGCACCTGCGCTGCATCGTCCCCGTGCTGCCACTGGGCGCGCATCGACTCCCCAGGCCGGAAGGAGCCGATCAGAGCCCCGCCGCCGTTGCCCGGTTGGTGGGTGAGCTCATCCGGTCCTTGGGGCTTCGCGAGGTGACGCTGGTGGGCAACGACACCGGCGGTGCGCTGGCTCAGCTGCTGGTGGCCGAGCAACCGGACCTGGTCGATCGACTCGTACTGGTGTCATCCGACGCGTTCGAGAACTTCCCGCCCGGTCTTCCTGGCCGGACGATGGCGATCGCGAGTGCCGTACCGGGCGGTCTGCGGATGGCGATGGCCACGCTGCGGATCCCGGCTCTGAGGCGCTTGCCGATGACGTTCGGATGGATGGCGAAGCGGCCGATCGACGCCGCGGTCTTCGGCGCGTGGCTGGCCGCGTTCGGCGCCGACGGCCGGGTCCGGCGCGATGTGATCAGGATGATGAAGGCGGTCGACCGGCGGCAGCTCGTCGACGCTGTCGAGCGGCTGCATCGCTTCGAGGGCGGGGCGCTCATCGTCTGGGCCGCCGAGGACCGGGTGATGCCCGTCGAGCACGCCGAGCGTCTCTCGCGGGCGCTCAGGAATTCCGAGGTGAAGCTCGTCGACGACTCGTACACGCTCGTGCCGCTGGACCAGCCCGATCACCTTGCGGCGCTGATCGCCGACTTCGTCACGTCAGCCTCGCGATCAGCGCAAGTGCCGGTCGAGGAATCTGCTCCGGCGAAGCCGATCCATCGATGA
- a CDS encoding SDR family oxidoreductase, which produces MDLGLRDRTYIVTGASGGLGLATARVLAEEGARLVISSRNEESIARAAAELGENVVGIPVDNADPESAERLAATAVAKWGALHGALISVGGPRPGTVLDSEEDDWRAAFDSVFLGGLRIARSVARSGSDGTSIAFVLSSSVKAPLNNLAISNGLRPGLAMVAKNLADELGPNGIRVNGLLPGRIATDRVRELDRKAGDPESARRAAEKLIPLRRYGTPEEFGRVAAFVLSPAASFVTGTMIPVDGGYLRAL; this is translated from the coding sequence GTGGACCTCGGACTTCGCGATCGCACCTACATCGTCACCGGCGCCAGCGGCGGCCTCGGCCTCGCCACGGCGCGCGTTCTCGCCGAAGAGGGCGCCCGGCTGGTGATCTCCAGCCGCAACGAGGAGTCGATCGCGAGAGCCGCCGCCGAACTCGGCGAGAACGTCGTCGGCATCCCGGTCGACAACGCCGACCCGGAAAGCGCCGAACGCCTCGCCGCGACCGCGGTCGCCAAATGGGGTGCCCTCCACGGCGCCCTGATCAGCGTCGGCGGCCCGCGCCCCGGTACGGTCCTCGACTCCGAAGAGGACGACTGGCGAGCAGCCTTCGACAGCGTCTTCCTCGGCGGCCTCCGCATCGCCCGCTCGGTAGCCCGCTCCGGCTCGGACGGCACCTCCATCGCCTTCGTGCTGTCGTCGTCGGTGAAGGCGCCGCTGAACAATCTCGCCATCTCCAACGGCCTGCGTCCAGGGCTCGCGATGGTCGCCAAGAACCTCGCCGACGAGCTGGGCCCGAACGGCATCCGCGTCAACGGCCTCCTGCCCGGGCGTATCGCCACCGATCGGGTCCGGGAGCTCGACCGCAAAGCCGGCGACCCGGAATCCGCACGGCGCGCTGCGGAGAAGCTGATCCCGCTGAGGCGCTACGGCACGCCGGAAGAGTTCGGGCGGGTGGCGGCGTTCGTGCTGTCGCCGGCAGCCTCCTTCGTCACCGGCACGATGATCCCGGTCGACGGCGGCTACCTCCGCGCCCTCTGA
- a CDS encoding FAD-dependent oxidoreductase yields MGGEPDARPSLRAARPLLLVVDTDPERLDRIEAELERSFGVDFRVRGELTADAALAGLQFAHELGQRVAVVLVDHALAENERAQILEQARTLHPDARRALLIEWGAWARRTTAAAILAAMAVGDINYYVLKPWIERDELFHRTVAEFVQEWSRNEVDNLREVVVVADERSPRGHAIRGLLVRNGIPSAFRATGTPLADLVLRELDEPDPGDHVLVWMPAIGGTLLRDPTDAEVAEAWGVRTTLKDEQREFDVLVIGGGPAGLATAVYASSEGLSTLVVEREAIGGQAGTSSLIRNYLGFSRGVTGSELAQRGYQQAWVFGAHFLLMREVLKLDQEGGHFRAEIGDVGEVRARAVVLAMGVAYRRLGVPALEKLSGAGVYYGASVSEAHGLTGLDACVVGAGNSAGQAVLHLARYCRLVTLAIRGKDLSASMSQYLIDAIDAADNVVLRTSCEVVDGGGDGRLETITLRDRTTGAEEALPVDGLFVMIGAEPGTGWLPEAVGRDRYGFVLAGTEAAADPRWTLDRPPQPYESTVPGLFAVGDVRCGSVKRVASAVGEGSVVVSQVHTFLKGPDG; encoded by the coding sequence ATGGGTGGGGAACCCGACGCCAGGCCGAGCCTGCGCGCGGCAAGGCCGTTGCTGCTCGTCGTCGACACCGATCCGGAACGACTGGATCGCATCGAGGCCGAGTTGGAACGGAGCTTCGGCGTCGATTTCAGAGTCCGCGGTGAGCTCACCGCGGACGCCGCGCTGGCCGGTCTCCAGTTCGCGCACGAACTGGGGCAACGCGTGGCGGTCGTCCTGGTCGATCACGCGCTCGCCGAGAACGAGCGGGCGCAGATCCTCGAGCAGGCCCGCACGCTGCATCCCGACGCCCGCCGGGCGCTGCTGATCGAGTGGGGCGCCTGGGCGCGCCGGACCACCGCGGCCGCGATCCTGGCCGCGATGGCCGTCGGGGACATCAACTACTACGTGCTGAAGCCGTGGATCGAGCGGGACGAGCTGTTCCACCGGACGGTGGCCGAGTTCGTCCAGGAGTGGTCGCGGAACGAGGTGGACAACCTCCGCGAGGTGGTCGTGGTCGCCGACGAGCGATCCCCGCGCGGCCACGCGATCCGCGGGCTCCTGGTCCGCAACGGCATCCCGAGTGCGTTCCGCGCGACCGGTACGCCGCTGGCGGACCTGGTCCTGCGGGAGCTCGACGAACCCGATCCCGGGGATCACGTGCTGGTCTGGATGCCCGCGATCGGCGGGACGTTGTTGCGCGATCCGACCGACGCCGAGGTCGCCGAGGCGTGGGGCGTCCGGACGACGCTGAAGGACGAGCAACGGGAGTTCGACGTGCTCGTGATCGGTGGTGGGCCGGCCGGCCTCGCGACCGCGGTGTACGCGTCGTCGGAGGGCCTGAGCACCCTGGTCGTCGAGCGGGAGGCGATCGGTGGCCAGGCGGGGACGAGCTCGCTGATCCGCAACTACCTCGGCTTCTCCCGCGGCGTCACCGGGTCGGAGCTCGCGCAACGCGGGTACCAGCAGGCGTGGGTGTTCGGCGCGCACTTCCTGCTGATGCGCGAGGTCCTCAAGCTCGACCAGGAGGGCGGCCATTTCCGGGCGGAGATCGGCGACGTCGGTGAGGTCCGGGCCCGCGCGGTCGTGCTCGCGATGGGCGTCGCGTACCGGCGGCTCGGCGTACCGGCGTTGGAGAAGCTGAGCGGCGCCGGGGTGTACTACGGGGCGTCCGTGTCCGAGGCACACGGGTTGACCGGCCTGGACGCGTGCGTGGTCGGCGCGGGGAACTCGGCCGGCCAGGCCGTGCTCCACCTGGCCCGGTACTGCCGCCTGGTCACGTTGGCGATCCGCGGCAAGGACCTGTCCGCGAGCATGTCGCAGTACCTGATCGACGCGATCGATGCCGCCGACAACGTGGTACTCCGGACCTCGTGCGAGGTGGTCGACGGGGGCGGCGACGGCCGGCTGGAGACGATCACGCTGCGGGACCGGACCACGGGCGCGGAGGAGGCGCTCCCCGTCGACGGGCTGTTCGTGATGATCGGCGCGGAACCGGGCACCGGCTGGTTGCCCGAGGCGGTCGGCCGGGACCGGTACGGGTTCGTGCTCGCCGGGACCGAGGCGGCCGCCGATCCCCGCTGGACCCTGGACCGGCCGCCGCAGCCGTACGAGTCGACCGTGCCCGGGTTGTTCGCGGTCGGCGACGTCCGCTGCGGCTCGGTGAAGCGCGTCGCCTCGGCGGTCGGTGAGGGCTCGGTCGTGGTGTCGCAGGTGCACACGTTCCTGAAGGGTCCCGATGGCTGA
- the ligD gene encoding non-homologous end-joining DNA ligase, protein MAATKAIELEIAGRTVRVSNPDKPYFADRGLTKLDIVNYFVAVGDGILGALRDRPTTLERWPGGWFEGAKLSTRMDNRGDAFYQKRVAKGAPDWVETATITFPSGRPADEVCPTELAVVAWAVNLGTLTFHPWPVRRPNVDFPDQLRIDLDPQPGTDFKNAAEAAPVLRELLAEHGLEGYPKTSGGRGLHVYVPIEPRWNFVEARRAVIALGRELARRMPDQVTVNWWKEERGERVFIDFNQMARDRTIASAYSVRPNARARVSAPLRWEEVGDVVPDDFDVLTMPARFAEVGDLHAAVGEKAFSLESLLELSAKQERDHGEGDLPYPPEYPKMPGEPKRVQPSKDRDRPRD, encoded by the coding sequence ATGGCGGCGACCAAGGCAATCGAGCTGGAGATCGCGGGGCGGACGGTACGGGTGAGCAACCCCGACAAGCCGTACTTCGCCGACCGCGGCCTGACCAAGCTGGACATCGTGAACTACTTCGTCGCGGTCGGCGACGGCATCCTCGGCGCCCTCCGGGACCGGCCGACCACGCTCGAGCGCTGGCCCGGCGGCTGGTTCGAGGGCGCGAAGCTGTCCACCCGGATGGACAACCGCGGCGACGCGTTCTACCAGAAGCGCGTCGCCAAGGGCGCCCCCGACTGGGTCGAGACCGCCACCATCACCTTCCCGAGCGGCCGCCCCGCCGACGAGGTCTGCCCGACCGAGCTGGCCGTCGTCGCCTGGGCGGTCAACCTCGGCACCCTCACCTTCCACCCGTGGCCGGTCCGCCGCCCCAACGTCGACTTCCCGGACCAGCTCCGGATCGACCTCGACCCCCAACCCGGGACGGACTTCAAGAACGCGGCCGAGGCGGCACCGGTCCTGCGCGAACTCCTCGCCGAGCACGGCCTCGAGGGGTACCCGAAGACCTCGGGCGGTCGCGGGCTGCACGTGTACGTCCCGATCGAGCCGCGGTGGAACTTCGTCGAAGCCCGCCGCGCCGTGATCGCACTGGGCCGCGAACTCGCCCGCCGGATGCCGGACCAGGTCACCGTCAACTGGTGGAAGGAGGAACGCGGCGAACGCGTCTTCATCGACTTCAACCAGATGGCCCGCGACCGGACGATCGCCTCGGCGTACTCGGTCCGCCCGAACGCGCGAGCGCGGGTGTCGGCGCCGCTGCGGTGGGAAGAGGTTGGCGACGTGGTGCCGGACGACTTCGACGTGCTGACGATGCCTGCGCGGTTTGCCGAGGTGGGCGACCTGCATGCGGCGGTGGGGGAGAAGGCGTTCTCCCTGGAGTCCCTGCTGGAGCTGTCGGCCAAGCAAGAGCGCGACCACGGCGAAGGCGACCTCCCGTACCCACCGGAGTACCCGAAAATGCCAGGCGAACCGAAACGCGTCCAGCCGTCGAAGGACCGGGACAGGCCGCGCGACTAG